In Kineococcus rhizosphaerae, a single window of DNA contains:
- a CDS encoding transposase has protein sequence MPKPYPREYRDDVVRVARDRDPGVTLEQVAADFGIHVMTLSKWMRQADVDAGAKPGTTSSDNAELREARRRIKLLEQENEVLRRAAAYLSQANLPGGSGKGSSRS, from the coding sequence GTGCCCAAGCCCTACCCCCGCGAGTACCGAGACGACGTCGTCCGTGTCGCCCGGGACCGCGATCCTGGCGTGACGTTGGAGCAGGTCGCCGCCGACTTCGGCATTCACGTGATGACGCTCTCGAAGTGGATGCGCCAAGCCGACGTGGACGCCGGCGCCAAGCCCGGCACCACCAGCAGCGACAACGCGGAGCTGCGCGAAGCCCGCCGCCGGATCAAGCTGCTCGAGCAGGAGAATGAGGTCCTGCGCCGGGCGGCGGCCTACCTGTCTCAGGCCAACCTGCCTGGCGGCTCGGGAAAAGGATCTTCCCGCTCGTGA
- a CDS encoding helix-turn-helix transcriptional regulator, giving the protein MSPKGLLTTAEVAEALRVSPRRVHQLVAEGKLPAPTELTPRMGVWRAVDIQRIAASQQDRSTGLASILAPATQPLRRMHDTFLDVQRRPSETWPIHVRIWQGEAPEGWRTVVVCGALTDSIDVLQTWGEMIAQQVSQAFLGDEGGDAIWINYRTTPGASNFLENPVYTVRHDRPQDAEPAGALQRLRSWVARPPIPSAPPGYPGTVADLTFEAPTWHYLETITELETLVGDTVECYPHEGYTRATVELYQRSRKPVEVTNDPYNALGYVKALQVLDVVGADAPHGDTAPAAARWCVQMLKELLAAYQEDAQRAAQYPPRPPKGLETATWAAFLVPPTAGERRDLLQRYDEALTEEDLPTLLHRIRHWRDTVDEFSDNPNPTLFDVLNTIEGSLSRRVHSLDPDFAASDGPEAQPRGTFQVYGPHTRAYLNTVHWVPDRTLDRKQRRLAQLISHRSSTDIRYGLDPAGRLVVTGTDEYPQDGKYPEFFAVEWPCRPPAAGIGATAHIVGDRAAIGDQPVFIIDDDGSIDLLPRSQHNVHSGWNWGYGGGSPGALANAIFDCVAAADGLPDAGDWSKHDQARRWISDQIDHADEHNLDISVREIRKRW; this is encoded by the coding sequence GTGAGTCCGAAAGGCTTGCTCACCACCGCGGAGGTGGCTGAGGCACTACGGGTCTCTCCCCGGCGCGTCCACCAGCTGGTAGCCGAAGGAAAGCTGCCGGCACCGACGGAGCTCACCCCCCGCATGGGCGTGTGGCGCGCTGTCGACATCCAGCGCATCGCCGCCTCCCAGCAGGACCGATCCACCGGCCTCGCCAGCATCCTGGCTCCCGCAACACAGCCCCTGCGCCGTATGCATGACACCTTCCTGGACGTGCAACGCAGGCCCTCTGAGACCTGGCCCATCCACGTCCGCATCTGGCAAGGCGAAGCCCCCGAAGGCTGGCGAACCGTCGTAGTGTGCGGCGCGCTGACCGACAGCATCGACGTGCTTCAGACCTGGGGAGAAATGATCGCCCAGCAGGTCAGCCAAGCCTTCCTCGGAGACGAGGGCGGCGACGCCATCTGGATCAACTACCGCACGACCCCCGGCGCGTCGAACTTCCTAGAGAACCCCGTCTACACGGTGCGCCATGACCGGCCGCAGGATGCAGAGCCCGCAGGAGCATTACAGCGACTGCGGAGCTGGGTCGCCCGCCCACCCATCCCGTCAGCACCGCCCGGCTACCCCGGCACCGTTGCGGACCTGACCTTTGAAGCCCCGACGTGGCACTACCTGGAGACCATCACGGAACTGGAGACCCTCGTCGGAGACACCGTGGAGTGCTACCCGCACGAGGGCTACACCCGGGCGACCGTCGAGCTGTACCAGCGCAGCCGCAAGCCGGTGGAGGTCACGAACGATCCCTACAACGCGCTCGGATACGTCAAAGCCCTGCAGGTCCTGGACGTTGTCGGTGCCGACGCCCCCCACGGTGATACCGCTCCGGCGGCAGCGAGGTGGTGCGTGCAGATGCTCAAGGAATTGCTGGCCGCCTACCAGGAGGATGCGCAGCGAGCCGCGCAGTACCCCCCGCGGCCCCCCAAGGGCCTGGAAACGGCGACCTGGGCGGCGTTCCTCGTCCCCCCCACAGCTGGAGAACGCAGAGATCTCCTCCAACGCTACGACGAGGCGCTGACGGAGGAGGACCTACCGACTCTGCTGCACCGAATCCGACACTGGCGAGACACCGTCGACGAGTTCAGCGACAACCCCAATCCAACCTTGTTCGACGTTTTGAACACCATCGAAGGCAGCCTAAGCCGACGAGTGCACTCCCTCGACCCCGACTTCGCAGCCTCTGACGGGCCGGAAGCCCAGCCGCGCGGAACCTTCCAAGTCTACGGACCCCACACCCGCGCTTACCTGAACACCGTGCACTGGGTTCCAGACCGCACCCTAGACCGCAAGCAGCGCCGGCTCGCGCAGCTCATATCGCATCGCAGCAGCACCGACATCCGCTACGGCCTTGACCCGGCCGGACGCCTCGTCGTCACCGGCACCGACGAATACCCCCAGGACGGAAAGTACCCGGAGTTCTTCGCCGTCGAGTGGCCCTGCCGCCCACCCGCCGCCGGCATCGGCGCCACCGCCCATATCGTGGGCGACCGCGCCGCCATCGGCGACCAGCCGGTTTTCATCATCGACGACGACGGTTCCATCGATCTGCTGCCGCGGTCTCAACACAACGTCCACTCAGGATGGAATTGGGGCTACGGAGGCGGCAGCCCCGGAGCACTGGCGAACGCCATCTTCGACTGCGTCGCCGCCGCGGACGGCCTCCCCGACGCCGGCGACTGGTCCAAGCACGACCAGGCGCGCAGATGGATCAGCGACCAGATCGACCACGCGGACGAGCACAACCTCGACATCAGCGTCCGTGAGATCCGTAAGCGCTGGTAA